The genomic region GTCCTGAGCGCACGTCGGCGACGGGACGCCCTGGCCGGCGTCCGCCGCTCGCCCACGCGACCACCTGGTGGTCGCCGAGCAGCGAACCCCACCGGAACGGCACCTGCCACGGCTCGGTGCCCGAACTGCGCGCCCAGCCGTCGGCGACGTTGACGTACCAGTCGTCGCCGAGCTGCATGCGCATCGGAAACCGCAGCACCTCGGCCACCACGGGGATGGCCGCGGCATCCAGCTCGCCGTCGGTGGCCCTGGCGACCAGGTCGAGGCACTCGAGCATGCGCACGGCGCCGTTCCACCAGTACGCGACACCCTCGTCGATCGCGCCGTCCTCCGGCAGCGTCGCGACGTACCTGTCGAGGCTGTCCAGCGCCCTGGCCGCGATGCGCGCGACGCGCTCCGCGTCGTCGATCAGCAGCACGGCCGCGAGCAGCACGTTGCCGAGAATCCACGGGTTCCAGTTGTTCACGTCTCGCCAGTAGCCCAGCCACCAGAAGTCGTCGCGGGTCTCGAACGGTGCGAAGACGCGGGTCTCCGCCTCGTGACGCAGGCGTTCGCGCAGGCCGGGCCAGTCGGCATCCCATCGTTCGCCGAGCACCCGGTCGGCGACCGCCAGCTGAGCGACGATCTCACCGGCGATGAGGTCGAGGTAGGGGGATGCCGCGTCGGAGATCACGAAGCCGCGCCGGCTGTGCGCGTCGTCGTGCGCAGGCAGCGACCACGTGCTCTGCTCGCACAACAGCACGACCCCGTCGGCCGCTTCGTCGGCCCATGCCGGGTCGTCGGTGACGGCCGCGGTCACCACAGCACGGGTGAGCCTCTGCTGCCTGGCCTCGAGCGCGGTCTCGTACGTGATGCGGTCCCCGTCGCGCACGAACCGTGCGAAGTCGGATGCCTTCGCCTCCGCCCAGGCTTCGCCCCGTTCCGCGACGGCAGCGTTCGTGATCCCCTCGATCGTGACCGCGTCGAATCCGCTCCACGCACCGCGGTTGCTCGCCGTGGGGATGCCCACCCGGTCGCGAAGCCGCTCCGGGGACTGCGAACCGAGCGCTCGCAGCAGGGCGTCGACGCGCATCCGCTCGCCCCAGCTCGCGAACAGAGGGCCCCGGAACTCCGTGTGCCGCACGTCGGTTCCGCTCGGTGGAGCGGCGTGCGCGTTGACCCGCGACAGCGCCGGCTCCGCCGCGGCAGCGGGAGCAGAGGGCTCGGGGTCGGCGGGGCGGTGCGGCATCGTCATTGACCTGCTCTTCGATCGTGTCTGTATGTTGATGTTCGAGTCTGTTCGCTTTGTTTGTTCTCGATCGGGATTGAGTATCTACTGTTGATCGCGACGATGCAATGGCGAGTCGCGGATCAGTCTCGAAGAACCTCCAGGAGTCCCACACCATGACCGCAGCGACCCCGACCTCATCGAACGCGGCGACACGGCGCAAGCCCGTCGCGCTGGTCGTGATGTCGCCCGACGTCTTCGAAGCGCAGTTCGACGGCGAGCGCCTTCAGCGGCTCGCCGGACTCGCGCAGCTGCCGGAGCCGGTGTTCACCGACGACCTCGACGACCCGACGCTCGCGGCACGGCTCGCCGATGTCGAGGTGCTGCTGACCGGGTGGGGTGCGCCGCAGCTCGACGCTGCACGGCTCGACCGCATGCCGAAGCTCAAGGCGATGCTGCACTGCGCGGGAACCGTGCGCGGAATCGTCACGGACGAGTTCTGGCGTCGGGGCATCCGGGCCTCCAACGTGGCGGAGGCGAACTCGGTGCCCGTCGCGGAGTTCACGCTCGCGGCCATCATCTTCGCGGGCAAGAAGGCGCCGTTCATCGCTGCCGACCCTGAAGCAAGGCGCATCCACGGCATCTCGGCCCGCCGTTACGGCGAGCTCTCCAACCTGGGCCGCACGATCGGGGTCGTCGGGTTCAGCCGCGTAGGGCGCCGCGTCGTCGACCTCGTTCAGCAGCTCGACGACGTCACCTGCCTGGTCTCCGATCCGTACGCCGATCCGCAGGAGGTGCGTGCGGCGGGCGGTGAGCTGGTCGAGCTCGACGAGCTGCTGCCGCGGGTCGACGTGCTCTCGCTGCACGCCCCTGCGCTGCCGTCGACCGCGAACATGATCGGGACGCGGGAGCTCGCCCTGTTGCCCGACCACGCGACGCTCATCAACACCGCACGCGGCAGCCTCGTCGACACCGCTGCCCTCGAGGTCGAGTGCGCGAGCGGCCGCATCAACGCCATGCTCGACGTCACCGAGCCGGAGCCGCTGCCGGCGGACTCCGTGCTGTTCACCCTGCCCAACGTGATGATCACCCCGCACATCGCCGGTTCACTCGGCTCCGAGCTGCACCGCATGACGGATGCCGCGCTCGACGAGCTCGAACGCTACGTCGCCGACGTCGCGCTGTCCGACGAGTTCACCAGCGACGACCTCCAGCTGAGCGCCTGACCGCCTCAGACATCCCTCGACCCTTCCCGTCCCTCACGCAATCCATTCCCCTGAACCGATAACGAAGGAGTTATTCCCTTGAAGAAACGTTCCCTGATCGCAGCCGGGGCGCTCGTCGCGGCCGCTGCGCTCGCCCTCTCCGGCTGTGCCGGAACCTCGGGCTCGTCCGACGACTCCGGCTCCGGCGGAAAGACCACGCTGCGGGTCGCCGTGTGGAGCTACGCCCAGACGCCGGAGTTCAAGGCGCTGTTCGACGCCTTCCACAAGGCCAACCCGAGCATCACCATCCAGCCCGTCGACATCCTCGCCGCGAACTACGAGGACAAGGTCACCACGATGCTCGCCGGCGGCGACACCACCGACATCATCACGGTGAAGAACCTGACCGACTTCGGCGGTTACGCGCAGAAGAAGCAGTTCGTTCCGGTGAACGATGTGGCGAAGTCACTGCCGGGCGACAGCATCCCGGCGCTCGACGACTACAAGTCCGACGGCACGTATTACGCCGTGCCGTACCGCCAGGACTTCAGCGTTCTCTACTACAACAAGACCATGTTCAAGGATGCCGGCATCCCCGACCCCGAGAACCTCACCTGGGACGAGTTCGCCGCCGACGCCAAGAAGCTCACCAAGGGCAGCGGCGCGAACAAGGTGTACGGCGCCTACATCCACACCTGGAACTCCATGGTGCAGGGATACGCCGCCGCCCAGCAGAACAAGAGCTACGACAAGCCGAGCTACTCCTGGATGAAGAACCAGTACAACCTCACGCTGGGCATGCAGAAAGACGGCTCGATCATGAATTGGGCGACGGCCAACAGCCAGCAGACGAGCTATCAGACCATGTTCGAGACGGGGAAGGCCGCGATGGTGCCGATGGGCACCTGGCTGATCTCGCCGCTGCTGGCCGACGCCAAGGCCGGCACGACCAAGGTCGACTGGGGCATCGCGCCGATTCCGCAGATCACCTCGGGGAGCAAGATCACGACCATGGGCGGTCCGACCGGCTTCGGCATCAATAAGAACTCCAAGCACGTGGATGCCGCCAAGAAGTTCCTGAAGTTCGCCGCCGGCCCCGAGGGCGCCAAGGCCGTTGCCTCCATCGGCATCGTTCCCGCCTACCACAGCGACGCCATCACCAAGCAGTACTTCGGCCTCGACGGCATGCCGCAGGACGCGCTGTCGAAGACGGCGTTCAACCCCGACGTGATCCGGCCCGACGGCCCCACCGGCCCGAACGCCGCCGCGATCGGCAACGTGCTCAACCAGGAGCACCAGCTCATCATGACCGGCAGCAAGTCGGTCGACGACGGCATCGCCGAGATGGAGAGCCGCGTGAAGTCGGAAGTGCTGAACCAGTAGCGACTTCCGCCCGACACGGCACTGGACAGCGGCCGGCACCGGATGACTCCCCGGTGCCGGCCGCCACACAGGTTCACCCAGAGAACGGAGCGGTTCCGCTGAACCGAGAAGTGACACCATGACCACGATCACCGAACGCCCCGACACGGCGGCCCCGCCGTCTGGCACTCCCGCGCGGCGCATCTCGAGTCGCAGGATGCGTCGCCGCAGCACCCTCATCGGCTGGAGCTTCATCCTGCCGAACTTCCTCGGCTTCGCCATCTTCACGCTCATCCCGGTGATCGCCGCGTTCGTGCTGGCCTTCATGAACTGGGATGCCTACAACCCGCCGACCTTCGTCGGCTTCAAGAACTTCGAGCGCCTGATCGG from Humibacter ginsenosidimutans harbors:
- a CDS encoding heparinase II/III family protein, with the protein product MTMPHRPADPEPSAPAAAAEPALSRVNAHAAPPSGTDVRHTEFRGPLFASWGERMRVDALLRALGSQSPERLRDRVGIPTASNRGAWSGFDAVTIEGITNAAVAERGEAWAEAKASDFARFVRDGDRITYETALEARQQRLTRAVVTAAVTDDPAWADEAADGVVLLCEQSTWSLPAHDDAHSRRGFVISDAASPYLDLIAGEIVAQLAVADRVLGERWDADWPGLRERLRHEAETRVFAPFETRDDFWWLGYWRDVNNWNPWILGNVLLAAVLLIDDAERVARIAARALDSLDRYVATLPEDGAIDEGVAYWWNGAVRMLECLDLVARATDGELDAAAIPVVAEVLRFPMRMQLGDDWYVNVADGWARSSGTEPWQVPFRWGSLLGDHQVVAWASGGRRPGRPVADVRSGLPRLLRALSDSAWRDVGPAPAPLPSAVWLPSVQVLVARATAGDPAGLALAAKGGTNDENHNHKDLGSFIVACDGRPLLVDVGKPTYTAQTFSEHRYEIRAMQSGWHNAPAPLGLEQGAGPDFHANVVRAPNDERPVTLELDLSDAYPLSHGDRWSRTFRPVSAARAEIIDTWSLAMGSPTGTSVHLVAAGSVRIDGAEAVVRDGAAGIRITTSHGIVPTSEVWELDDPELTRVWGDRLTRLTYDLPSEGTLTTIVEALGDDERNDA
- a CDS encoding hydroxyacid dehydrogenase, whose product is MTAATPTSSNAATRRKPVALVVMSPDVFEAQFDGERLQRLAGLAQLPEPVFTDDLDDPTLAARLADVEVLLTGWGAPQLDAARLDRMPKLKAMLHCAGTVRGIVTDEFWRRGIRASNVAEANSVPVAEFTLAAIIFAGKKAPFIAADPEARRIHGISARRYGELSNLGRTIGVVGFSRVGRRVVDLVQQLDDVTCLVSDPYADPQEVRAAGGELVELDELLPRVDVLSLHAPALPSTANMIGTRELALLPDHATLINTARGSLVDTAALEVECASGRINAMLDVTEPEPLPADSVLFTLPNVMITPHIAGSLGSELHRMTDAALDELERYVADVALSDEFTSDDLQLSA
- a CDS encoding ABC transporter substrate-binding protein, giving the protein MKKRSLIAAGALVAAAALALSGCAGTSGSSDDSGSGGKTTLRVAVWSYAQTPEFKALFDAFHKANPSITIQPVDILAANYEDKVTTMLAGGDTTDIITVKNLTDFGGYAQKKQFVPVNDVAKSLPGDSIPALDDYKSDGTYYAVPYRQDFSVLYYNKTMFKDAGIPDPENLTWDEFAADAKKLTKGSGANKVYGAYIHTWNSMVQGYAAAQQNKSYDKPSYSWMKNQYNLTLGMQKDGSIMNWATANSQQTSYQTMFETGKAAMVPMGTWLISPLLADAKAGTTKVDWGIAPIPQITSGSKITTMGGPTGFGINKNSKHVDAAKKFLKFAAGPEGAKAVASIGIVPAYHSDAITKQYFGLDGMPQDALSKTAFNPDVIRPDGPTGPNAAAIGNVLNQEHQLIMTGSKSVDDGIAEMESRVKSEVLNQ